One window of the Chryseobacterium camelliae genome contains the following:
- a CDS encoding trypsin-like serine peptidase, whose translation MKDLRLFSMALFLLLGNLTYCQIKIHGDCGPERYLNTRSFVESEVLNFKPYNSIVHINVRGLKKSWGTATFIDENTLITARHVVDKWLLNKIIVYKNLFENGKIKTIEVTLLKEDMIIKNAPRKKGNYFSDDISLIILSETGRRKLKPIYSGSIEVTNYKLLDLHPDQIVTLTGYPVDLAESGMDHSDILSNKSTSIKELIFPKEYELVGYPLFTCSGDSGAPLWVKVMDKYYIIGIHHGGPEGIKDFTPNELNASALIPEEDWIHHK comes from the coding sequence ATGAAAGATTTAAGACTATTTTCTATGGCTCTCTTTCTTCTCCTTGGTAATCTAACATATTGCCAAATAAAAATACATGGAGACTGTGGACCAGAAAGATATTTAAATACAAGAAGTTTTGTTGAGTCTGAGGTTCTCAATTTTAAACCTTACAACTCGATAGTTCATATAAATGTTCGAGGATTGAAAAAATCTTGGGGAACTGCTACATTCATTGATGAAAATACACTAATTACCGCAAGACATGTCGTTGATAAATGGCTATTGAATAAAATTATTGTTTACAAAAATTTATTCGAGAACGGGAAAATCAAGACAATTGAAGTTACTTTGCTTAAAGAAGATATGATAATAAAAAACGCTCCCAGAAAAAAAGGAAACTATTTTAGTGATGATATTTCTTTGATAATACTTTCCGAAACCGGCAGGCGCAAATTAAAGCCAATCTATTCGGGAAGTATTGAAGTGACAAATTATAAACTTCTAGATTTACACCCTGATCAGATAGTTACCTTAACTGGCTACCCTGTGGATCTGGCAGAAAGTGGAATGGATCATTCCGATATACTTTCTAATAAATCTACATCAATTAAAGAACTTATTTTTCCCAAAGAATATGAGCTTGTAGGATATCCACTCTTCACTTGTAGTGGTGATAGCGGAGCTCCTCTTTGGGTAAAAGTGATGGATAAATACTATATAATAGGTATACATCATGGAGGGCCAGAAGGTATAAAAGACTTTACACCAAATGAACTAAATGCATCAGCATTAATACCAGAGGAAGACTGGATTCACCATAAATAG